Proteins from one Desulfonema limicola genomic window:
- a CDS encoding DUF2786 domain-containing protein, whose amino-acid sequence MNKIKIQEQLEQRLIYGLSCEWEQALWVLSKFHRQLLKKPVFSLKNMENRIGCWSAEKREISLSRDFVLNHSWDDVVEVLKHEIAHQFTHEVLKAKNEKPHGPSFQKACQLLRANPKASGSFQPLSQRVYNEIPNQEDRILLKVKKLMALAQSKNQHEAEAAMLKAHELITRHNIDLLNQKINQNYVSVFIGKPALRHFREEYVLNRLIQDFYFVQGVWVSAFVKDKGKMGRVMEISGTKQNIQIAAYVHDYIKHYIDFQWELYNKDKKLNRYRKTDFATGIINGFSSKLESQEKQRIKADAKRALVKIKDPGLKNYMDYQYPYITSFRKNRLQQDQNVLDDGISIGRKLVIAKGISETGERGKFLPEK is encoded by the coding sequence ATGAATAAAATAAAAATTCAAGAACAACTGGAACAACGGCTTATTTACGGTCTTTCATGTGAGTGGGAGCAGGCTCTCTGGGTATTAAGCAAATTTCACAGGCAACTGCTAAAAAAACCTGTATTTAGTCTCAAAAATATGGAAAACAGGATAGGCTGCTGGTCTGCTGAAAAACGTGAAATCAGTTTAAGCCGGGATTTTGTTCTCAATCATTCATGGGATGATGTGGTTGAAGTTCTTAAACATGAAATAGCTCATCAGTTTACCCATGAGGTTTTAAAAGCTAAAAATGAAAAACCTCACGGCCCGAGTTTTCAAAAAGCCTGTCAGCTTCTCAGGGCCAATCCTAAAGCATCCGGGAGTTTTCAGCCCTTGAGCCAGCGGGTTTATAATGAGATTCCAAATCAGGAAGACAGGATTCTGCTCAAGGTAAAAAAACTCATGGCCCTTGCCCAGAGTAAAAATCAGCATGAGGCTGAAGCAGCCATGCTTAAAGCACACGAATTGATAACCAGGCATAATATTGATCTTTTAAATCAAAAGATCAACCAGAATTATGTAAGCGTTTTTATCGGTAAACCTGCACTTCGTCATTTTCGTGAAGAATATGTTTTAAATCGTCTTATCCAGGATTTTTATTTTGTTCAGGGTGTGTGGGTTTCAGCCTTTGTTAAAGATAAAGGTAAAATGGGAAGGGTTATGGAAATAAGCGGTACTAAACAAAATATTCAGATAGCTGCTTATGTTCATGATTATATTAAACATTATATAGATTTCCAATGGGAATTATACAATAAGGATAAAAAACTCAACAGATACCGTAAAACCGATTTTGCCACAGGAATAATAAACGGTTTTAGTTCAAAACTGGAATCCCAGGAAAAACAGAGAATAAAGGCTGATGCAAAACGCGCTCTTGTTAAGATTAAAGATCCTGGATTAAAAAACTATATGGATTACCAGTATCCTTATATAACCAGTTTTAGAAAAAACAGACTGCAGCAGGATCAAAATGTACTGGATGATGGTATAAGTATAGGCAGAAAACTTGTTATTGCAAAAGGGATAAGTGAAACAGGCGAAAGAGGAAAATTTCTTCCTGAAAAATGA
- the pdxT gene encoding pyridoxal 5'-phosphate synthase glutaminase subunit PdxT, producing the protein MNVGLLGLQGAFLDHIRHLKTLNADYTIVRDSKGLEKIDRLIIPGGESTVMMKFLTLFHMTGLLQKRIDQGMPVWGICAGSILLAKKQDNKNGILNALEIKVQRNAYGRQAASEQKNIDIPILQRFDFPALFIRAPRIVSCENRVEVMARSDNDPVFIRQEYIMATTFHPELTDDPVFHEYFLNL; encoded by the coding sequence ATGAATGTGGGTTTGCTTGGATTGCAGGGTGCTTTTTTGGATCATATCAGGCATCTGAAAACTCTTAATGCAGATTACACAATAGTCAGGGATTCTAAAGGACTTGAGAAAATTGACCGTCTTATTATTCCCGGAGGAGAAAGCACGGTCATGATGAAATTTCTCACATTATTTCATATGACCGGGCTTTTACAAAAAAGAATTGACCAGGGAATGCCTGTGTGGGGTATTTGTGCAGGAAGCATTCTTCTTGCAAAAAAACAGGATAATAAAAATGGTATTCTCAATGCCCTGGAAATTAAGGTTCAGAGAAATGCCTATGGACGACAGGCTGCCAGTGAACAAAAAAATATTGATATTCCCATACTTCAACGCTTTGACTTTCCAGCACTATTTATAAGGGCACCCCGTATTGTATCTTGTGAAAACAGGGTTGAGGTAATGGCAAGGTCAGACAATGATCCTGTCTTTATCCGTCAGGAATATATAATGGCTACAACCTTTCATCCTGAACTCACAGATGACCCTGTATTTCATGAGTATTTTTTAAATCTTTAA
- the pdxS gene encoding pyridoxal 5'-phosphate synthase lyase subunit PdxS, whose protein sequence is MSRETLNKGFAEMFKNGVIMDVTNPDQAKIAENAGACAVMALERVPSDIRQQNQVARMSDPGMIQDIMNSVSIPVMAKVRIGHFMEARILEALKVDFIDESEVLTPADETRHVEKKEFSIPFVCGARNLGEGLRRINEGAAMLRTKGEAGTGNVVEAVRHMRTILEETEALKGMDEKNLADKAAEYRVPLSLLKEVRELGRFPVVNFAAGGIATPADAAMMMALGVDGIFVGSGIFKSENPPKMAEAIVQAVIHYQDPLRLAEISKNLGTAMIGLEIKTLETQMAQRGV, encoded by the coding sequence ATGAGCAGGGAAACTTTAAACAAGGGATTTGCCGAGATGTTTAAAAATGGGGTTATCATGGATGTTACAAACCCGGATCAGGCAAAGATTGCAGAAAATGCCGGAGCCTGCGCTGTTATGGCTCTTGAAAGGGTTCCTTCTGATATTCGCCAGCAGAACCAGGTAGCCCGCATGAGTGATCCAGGCATGATTCAGGATATAATGAATTCTGTTTCCATACCTGTTATGGCAAAAGTAAGAATCGGCCATTTTATGGAGGCCCGAATCCTGGAAGCTTTAAAAGTTGATTTTATCGATGAAAGCGAAGTTCTTACACCAGCAGATGAAACCAGGCATGTGGAAAAAAAAGAGTTTTCAATACCTTTTGTATGCGGGGCTCGTAATCTTGGCGAAGGTCTGCGCCGTATTAATGAAGGGGCTGCCATGCTCAGGACCAAAGGAGAAGCCGGTACCGGCAATGTAGTAGAGGCTGTCCGCCATATGCGTACCATTCTTGAGGAAACCGAGGCATTAAAAGGCATGGATGAAAAAAATCTGGCAGATAAAGCTGCTGAATACAGGGTTCCCCTTTCCCTGTTAAAAGAAGTCAGGGAACTGGGACGTTTTCCTGTTGTTAATTTTGCAGCCGGAGGCATTGCCACACCTGCTGACGCAGCCATGATGATGGCCCTTGGGGTGGATGGAATTTTTGTGGGATCAGGAATATTTAAATCTGAAAATCCTCCAAAAATGGCAGAGGCAATTGTCCAGGCTGTAATTCATTATCAAGATCCGCTAAGGCTTGCTGAGATTTCTAAAAATCTTGGAACAGCCATGATCGGTCTTGAGATTAAAACTCTGGAAACCCAGATGGCTCAAAGGGGTGTCTAA
- a CDS encoding VOC family protein, which translates to MTNKHVILIKNVNTILYCNKWKETVHFYQHVLNLPITFFSSWFVEFKLAGSAHLSIADKKKTTRKSTGEDGITLALQVENLDKLWQYFQKNGFNPSPVQKHPWSARVFYISDPEGHRIEAWSSSE; encoded by the coding sequence ATGACCAATAAACATGTTATTTTAATAAAAAATGTCAATACCATACTGTATTGTAACAAATGGAAAGAAACAGTCCATTTTTATCAACATGTTTTAAACCTTCCCATAACATTTTTCTCAAGCTGGTTTGTGGAATTTAAACTGGCAGGTTCTGCACATCTAAGTATTGCTGACAAGAAAAAAACAACCAGGAAAAGCACTGGAGAAGACGGGATTACCCTGGCTTTACAGGTTGAAAATCTTGACAAATTGTGGCAGTATTTTCAAAAAAACGGATTCAATCCCAGCCCTGTACAAAAACACCCCTGGAGTGCCAGGGTATTTTACATATCTGACCCTGAAGGACATAGAATAGAGGCCTGGTCATCTTCTGAATAA
- a CDS encoding GAF domain-containing protein, whose translation MDNQKKQNIDNSEIKGDAKRAEMLLNVAQTMAAFDTLDEMLEALVEIISKEVIADRGTIYLYDSETDELYSRVATGNYQREIRLSAKSGVAGHVFNSGKGTIVHDAYSDKHFDRSVDEKFGGFVTKSLLSAPIRTNKGEVIGVAQALNKLKGDFTEGDLELLEAMTTQASVALQTIQFIEKIKKTREQEMEFFDVVSDVISEIDLGTILNKVMSQARKMLNADRSTLFLNDEKTDELFSQVGEGLGATQIRLPNNMGIAGAVFTSGKSVNIPHAYADLRFNPAFDKKTGFFTRSILCVPVINKKGKTIGVTQVLNKKGGAFTDEDEFRLRAFTGQISIALENAKLFNDVQKMKNYSEGMLESMSNGVITINEYGKIITCNAAGQKIMHINSEQDIIERNAEDFFTDPNSWVLDKIKRVEETQESEVTMDAVIEFGGEKKSVNITVLPLTIVEQKKQQKLGSMIMIEDISNEKRMKTTMARYMNPEIADQLLGGGEDILGGKDIVATCLFSDIRGFTSLTEELGAQGTVSLLNEYFTIMVECIQKEGGMLDKFIGDAIMAAFGVPIAREGDEDRGMRAAISMIKELNVWNKERIAHGKKPVDMGIGINTDTVVTGNIGSPKRMDYTMIGDGVNLASRLESACKQYYSRILISENTYRKLVGTYRIREIDKVIVKGKTEPVSIYEVLDYHTDETFPNLRDVTRLFKDGLEQYRNKKWDSAGKTFHEALRLNPKDKLAQMYIDRCAHFKASPPGDDWNGEWVMTSK comes from the coding sequence ATGGATAATCAAAAAAAACAAAATATTGATAACAGTGAAATAAAAGGTGATGCAAAAAGGGCTGAAATGCTGCTCAATGTTGCCCAGACAATGGCTGCTTTTGATACACTGGATGAAATGCTTGAGGCTCTTGTGGAGATTATCTCAAAAGAGGTAATTGCGGATCGCGGCACTATTTATCTCTATGACAGCGAAACAGATGAATTATATTCCAGGGTAGCCACAGGAAATTATCAGCGGGAGATCAGGCTCTCTGCAAAAAGCGGTGTTGCAGGCCATGTGTTTAATTCAGGCAAGGGAACCATAGTACATGATGCCTATTCAGACAAGCATTTTGACAGAAGCGTTGATGAAAAATTTGGAGGCTTTGTTACAAAAAGCCTTTTAAGCGCTCCCATCAGGACAAATAAGGGTGAAGTCATCGGTGTTGCCCAGGCCCTGAACAAGTTAAAGGGAGATTTTACAGAGGGAGACCTTGAGCTTTTGGAAGCTATGACAACCCAGGCATCAGTTGCTTTGCAGACAATTCAGTTTATTGAAAAAATAAAGAAAACCCGTGAACAGGAAATGGAGTTTTTTGATGTTGTCTCTGATGTTATCTCTGAAATTGATCTTGGAACAATATTAAACAAGGTTATGTCCCAGGCAAGAAAAATGCTTAATGCAGACCGATCCACCCTGTTTTTAAATGATGAAAAAACAGATGAATTGTTTTCCCAGGTTGGAGAGGGTCTGGGAGCTACCCAGATACGCCTTCCAAATAACATGGGAATTGCCGGTGCTGTATTTACTTCAGGAAAATCTGTAAATATTCCTCATGCTTATGCAGACCTTAGATTTAACCCGGCTTTTGACAAAAAAACCGGCTTTTTTACCCGTTCCATTCTTTGTGTTCCTGTTATTAATAAAAAAGGCAAAACAATCGGGGTTACCCAGGTTTTGAATAAAAAAGGCGGTGCTTTTACAGATGAGGATGAATTCAGGCTCCGGGCTTTTACAGGACAGATATCCATAGCACTGGAAAATGCAAAACTCTTTAATGATGTTCAGAAAATGAAAAATTATAGTGAAGGCATGTTGGAGAGTATGTCAAACGGTGTTATCACAATCAATGAATATGGTAAAATTATAACCTGTAATGCAGCAGGCCAGAAGATTATGCACATTAATTCTGAACAAGATATTATTGAGCGTAATGCTGAAGATTTTTTTACAGACCCCAATTCCTGGGTACTTGACAAGATCAAAAGGGTTGAAGAAACTCAGGAATCTGAAGTTACAATGGATGCTGTTATAGAATTTGGAGGTGAAAAAAAATCTGTAAATATCACAGTCCTGCCTCTTACCATTGTGGAGCAGAAGAAACAGCAGAAACTGGGTTCCATGATTATGATAGAAGATATCAGCAATGAAAAACGCATGAAAACCACAATGGCAAGATATATGAATCCAGAGATCGCAGACCAGCTTCTTGGAGGTGGAGAGGATATTTTAGGGGGCAAAGATATTGTTGCAACCTGCCTTTTTTCAGATATCAGGGGATTTACAAGCCTGACAGAAGAACTGGGAGCGCAGGGTACTGTTTCCCTGCTCAATGAATATTTTACTATTATGGTGGAATGTATTCAAAAAGAGGGAGGTATGCTTGATAAATTTATCGGGGATGCCATTATGGCAGCTTTCGGGGTTCCCATTGCCCGTGAAGGTGATGAAGACCGGGGTATGAGAGCAGCTATCTCAATGATAAAAGAGTTGAATGTCTGGAACAAGGAGCGCATTGCTCATGGGAAAAAACCTGTTGATATGGGAATTGGAATTAACACTGATACAGTTGTTACAGGAAATATTGGTTCTCCAAAAAGAATGGATTATACCATGATAGGCGATGGCGTAAATCTGGCATCACGTCTTGAAAGTGCCTGCAAGCAGTATTATTCACGTATTCTTATCAGTGAAAATACTTATCGCAAGCTTGTAGGAACTTATCGCATCCGTGAAATTGACAAGGTTATAGTCAAAGGTAAAACAGAACCGGTAAGTATTTATGAAGTTCTAGATTATCATACAGATGAGACATTCCCAAATCTCAGGGATGTTACAAGGCTTTTTAAGGATGGGCTTGAGCAGTATCGCAATAAAAAATGGGATAGTGCCGGCAAAACATTTCATGAAGCACTCCGCCTTAATCCAAAAGACAAATTGGCACAGATGTATATTGACAGATGCGCTCATTTTAAAGCATCTCCTCCCGGAGACGACTGGAACGGGGAATGGGTTATGACATCCAAGTAA
- the purB gene encoding adenylosuccinate lyase yields the protein MQISTLNAVSPVDGRYHKSSEKLADYFSEKALIKYRVMVEIEYFIALCNLPLAQLKDFDKSLFETLRMIIKNFSLEDARKIKDIESITNHDVKAVEYFLKEKFDELGIADFKEYIHFALTSQDINNTAIPLSLKDGWHDVVKPLIMDIIQILSTKADEWKNISMLARTHGQPASPTSLGKEIYVFVERLKQQMELIGTIPFSAKFGGATGNLNAHHIAYPGVDWIGFCNDFVNNILGLKRSQVTTQIEHYDNLGAFFDNVKRINTILMDLNRDMWTYISMDYFKQKIKPGEVGSSAMPHKVNPIDFENSEGNLGIANAVFEHLSAKLPISRLQRDLTDSTVTRNIGVPIAHTMIALKSLLRGFDKLILNQEKIKADLQDNWAVVAEAIQTILRREGYPNPYETLLNLTRTNVKIDEKAFADFIQTLEVSESVKKELLKITPENYTGIYGF from the coding sequence ATGCAGATTTCAACATTAAATGCTGTCTCACCTGTGGATGGCCGTTATCATAAGTCAAGTGAAAAACTGGCTGATTATTTTTCTGAAAAAGCGCTTATTAAGTATCGTGTAATGGTGGAGATAGAGTATTTTATTGCCTTGTGCAATCTTCCCCTTGCCCAGTTAAAGGATTTTGATAAGAGTTTATTTGAAACACTCAGAATGATTATTAAGAATTTCAGCCTGGAAGATGCCCGGAAAATAAAAGATATTGAGAGCATTACCAACCATGATGTCAAGGCTGTGGAATATTTTCTCAAGGAAAAATTTGATGAGCTTGGGATTGCAGATTTTAAGGAGTATATTCACTTTGCCCTTACATCCCAGGATATAAACAACACAGCCATCCCCCTTTCCCTTAAAGACGGATGGCATGATGTGGTAAAACCCTTAATAATGGATATTATTCAAATTCTAAGCACCAAAGCTGATGAATGGAAAAATATCTCCATGCTTGCCAGAACCCACGGCCAGCCTGCTTCTCCCACTAGTCTGGGAAAAGAGATTTATGTGTTTGTTGAAAGATTGAAACAGCAGATGGAGCTTATTGGCACAATTCCTTTTTCTGCAAAATTCGGAGGAGCCACAGGAAATTTAAATGCACACCATATTGCATATCCCGGGGTTGACTGGATTGGATTTTGTAATGATTTTGTTAATAATATTCTTGGGTTAAAGCGTTCCCAGGTAACAACACAGATTGAGCATTATGACAATCTTGGAGCATTTTTTGATAATGTCAAGAGAATCAATACAATTCTTATGGATCTGAATCGTGATATGTGGACTTACATATCAATGGATTATTTTAAGCAGAAGATTAAACCAGGGGAAGTGGGTTCTTCTGCCATGCCCCATAAAGTTAATCCTATTGATTTTGAAAATTCTGAGGGAAATCTTGGTATTGCCAATGCAGTGTTTGAACATCTTTCAGCAAAACTTCCCATATCACGCCTGCAAAGGGATCTTACAGACTCAACTGTTACCAGAAATATCGGGGTTCCAATAGCCCATACCATGATTGCTTTAAAATCATTGTTAAGAGGTTTTGATAAACTTATCTTAAACCAGGAAAAGATAAAGGCAGATTTACAGGATAACTGGGCTGTGGTTGCAGAAGCCATACAGACAATCCTGAGACGGGAAGGTTATCCAAATCCTTATGAAACCCTGCTTAATCTTACCCGAACCAATGTAAAAATTGATGAAAAAGCTTTTGCAGATTTTATACAAACCCTTGAGGTGTCAGAGTCTGTAAAAAAAGAACTTCTTAAAATTACCCCTGAAAATTATACTGGTATTTATGGGTTTTGA
- a CDS encoding ATP-binding cassette domain-containing protein, protein MIKFENISIRMGNRLILPDTSWEIKAGQNWAVTGPNGAGKSSLVRAVFGDVPVVRGKVIRHPRFLSKNSIGYVSFELHQHIIAQDENKDHARFFSRTTDNLTTAGQCLEDFSPDIELVKNIAVQMEILHLMDRPIRYLSTGEMRRMLIARAMTKSPELLILDEPFDGLDILSRKKLSNIISSLISEKMQIILITHRIEEILPEISHIIRVKDCRVIMQGKREDILFTTMISQKTFNKKFSPEFLCSITQNFNHIPNTLIKMKNVKVKYKDNLVFENLNWTVKKGENWAVTGPNGSGKTTLLSLISGDNPQAYANHIYLFGKKRGTGESIWEIKQHIGTASSEMQIRYRKSITAFDVILSGFYDSVGLYRNCSLQEKKTALNWIQFLGIEDKAGCLFNNLSYGEQRLIILARAMVKSPVLLILDEPCQGLDPENREMILKLIDFIGHSTKTNILYVSHHPDERPACISNTLSLPL, encoded by the coding sequence TTGATTAAATTTGAAAATATAAGTATCCGCATGGGAAACCGCCTGATTCTGCCTGATACCTCATGGGAGATTAAAGCAGGCCAGAACTGGGCGGTTACAGGCCCAAACGGGGCAGGTAAATCCTCTCTTGTCAGGGCGGTTTTTGGAGATGTTCCTGTTGTCCGGGGTAAAGTAATCCGCCATCCCAGGTTTTTATCTAAAAATTCAATTGGATATGTCTCTTTTGAACTTCATCAGCATATAATTGCTCAGGATGAAAACAAGGATCATGCACGTTTTTTCAGCCGCACTACTGATAATCTTACCACTGCCGGGCAATGCCTGGAGGATTTTTCCCCTGATATTGAGCTTGTAAAAAATATTGCTGTTCAAATGGAAATTCTTCATCTTATGGACCGTCCAATCAGGTATTTATCAACAGGGGAAATGAGAAGAATGCTCATAGCTCGTGCCATGACAAAATCTCCAGAGCTTTTAATACTGGATGAACCTTTTGACGGCCTTGATATTTTATCAAGAAAAAAGCTTTCAAATATTATAAGCTCACTAATCAGTGAAAAGATGCAGATAATTTTAATCACTCATAGAATAGAAGAGATACTTCCTGAAATTTCTCATATAATTCGTGTTAAAGACTGCAGGGTAATCATGCAGGGAAAACGTGAAGACATTCTTTTTACAACAATGATTTCCCAAAAAACATTTAATAAAAAATTTTCTCCTGAATTTCTTTGCTCTATAACCCAGAACTTTAACCACATTCCCAATACTCTGATTAAAATGAAAAATGTAAAAGTAAAATACAAGGATAATCTTGTGTTTGAAAATTTAAACTGGACTGTTAAAAAAGGTGAAAACTGGGCAGTAACAGGCCCAAACGGTTCAGGAAAAACAACATTATTAAGTCTTATTTCAGGAGACAATCCCCAGGCATATGCAAATCACATTTATTTGTTTGGAAAAAAAAGAGGCACAGGGGAAAGTATATGGGAAATAAAGCAGCACATTGGTACAGCCTCGTCTGAAATGCAGATACGATACCGCAAATCCATTACTGCCTTTGATGTAATCCTCTCAGGGTTTTATGATTCAGTCGGCTTATACCGAAACTGCAGTCTGCAGGAAAAAAAAACAGCATTAAACTGGATTCAATTTCTGGGCATTGAAGACAAGGCGGGGTGTTTGTTTAATAATCTTTCCTATGGGGAACAGCGGTTAATAATACTTGCAAGAGCTATGGTCAAATCCCCTGTGCTGCTCATTCTTGATGAACCATGCCAGGGGCTTGATCCTGAAAACAGGGAGATGATTTTAAAATTAATTGATTTTATAGGACACAGTACAAAGACAAATATCTTATATGTATCCCATCACCCTGATGAACGGCCTGCCTGTATCAGCAATACATTATCTCTGCCTTTGTAA
- a CDS encoding CBS domain-containing protein, which produces MQIVTTHKSTDFDALASVIAATIIYPDALPVIPRSINPNVKAFLSIHKDIFNIYTPDEIDLNQVDRLIVVDVNKWDRLDLMKKLKHKEDLEIFLWDHHPDKGDINANQVCHEPMGANITLMIRHLKLLNKQLTPVQASLFLTGIHEDTGNLMFPSTMPEDARAAAYLMENKADLNVVGSWLRPAYGEKQKSILFDMLNSCRKMKINGYNICINKVNIEGHVGSLSLVVNMCREILNVDAVFGIFTGEKKAKSIIIGRSNADGLNIGSIMKSMGGGGHPGAGSAMLKFVNPDTVEQMIVDLIEGNQQSSIQISDLMSFPVVTVPSDMPMKEVGKVLREKGCTGVPVVEDDRIVGIISRRDFRKIKKKSGEQSPVKAFMNRNIITIEPGKSPMHAARKMVKFDIGRLPVVDENGKLIGIVTRSDAMIYFYDMLPD; this is translated from the coding sequence ATGCAGATAGTTACTACTCATAAAAGTACGGATTTTGATGCCCTTGCATCTGTGATTGCAGCTACAATTATTTATCCTGATGCTCTGCCTGTAATCCCCAGGAGCATTAACCCCAATGTTAAGGCTTTTCTATCTATTCATAAAGATATTTTTAATATTTATACACCTGATGAAATTGATCTCAATCAGGTTGACAGATTGATTGTAGTAGATGTGAATAAATGGGATCGTCTGGATCTGATGAAAAAATTAAAGCATAAAGAAGACCTTGAGATATTTCTCTGGGATCATCATCCTGATAAAGGGGATATTAACGCAAACCAGGTTTGTCATGAGCCGATGGGTGCCAATATTACCCTTATGATAAGGCATTTAAAGCTTTTGAATAAACAGCTTACCCCTGTTCAGGCTTCTTTGTTTCTTACTGGCATTCATGAAGATACAGGAAACCTCATGTTTCCTTCCACAATGCCGGAAGATGCCAGGGCAGCAGCATATCTTATGGAAAACAAAGCTGATTTGAATGTCGTGGGATCATGGCTTCGTCCTGCATATGGTGAAAAACAGAAAAGCATCCTTTTTGACATGCTCAATTCTTGCAGGAAAATGAAAATAAATGGATACAATATCTGTATCAACAAGGTAAATATTGAAGGCCATGTCGGCAGTCTGTCCCTTGTGGTTAATATGTGCAGGGAGATTTTAAATGTTGATGCAGTATTTGGTATTTTTACCGGGGAAAAAAAAGCCAAATCCATAATAATCGGCAGAAGCAATGCTGACGGGCTGAACATAGGGAGTATAATGAAAAGCATGGGAGGCGGAGGGCATCCTGGAGCTGGTTCAGCCATGTTAAAATTTGTTAATCCTGATACTGTGGAGCAAATGATTGTTGACCTTATAGAAGGAAATCAGCAGTCTTCTATCCAGATAAGTGATCTCATGTCTTTTCCAGTTGTTACAGTTCCTTCTGACATGCCTATGAAAGAGGTGGGGAAAGTACTTAGGGAAAAGGGCTGCACAGGGGTGCCAGTGGTAGAAGATGACAGGATTGTGGGTATTATTTCCCGCAGGGATTTCAGAAAAATCAAAAAAAAATCAGGGGAACAATCTCCAGTCAAGGCATTTATGAATAGAAATATTATCACCATAGAACCTGGGAAAAGCCCTATGCATGCAGCACGTAAAATGGTGAAGTTTGATATTGGCCGCCTTCCGGTAGTTGATGAAAATGGAAAACTCATAGGTATTGTTACAAGATCCGATGCCATGATTTACTTTTATGACATGTTGCCAGATTGA
- a CDS encoding alpha-hydroxy-acid oxidizing protein: MKEIRETAKKNMQGYCRVCAVCNGKSCAGEVPGMGGIGTGSSFTANIESLSALRFNMRLIHDIQEPDTRVSILGKSLDIPVLAAPIGGVSFNMGGRISEEDYINAVLEGCYEKNTLGCVGDGVPGFIHETGYAAIKKLNGKGIPFIKPWEDREFLEKLEKAAATGADIMGMDIDAAGLITLKLMGRPVSPKSPDKLADIIEMIKKKTSMKFILKGIMTPDEAVLAVKAGADAIAVSNHGGRVLDHVPGAAEVLPGIADAVKGRITILADGGIRTGGDVLKMLALGADAIMIGRPFSIAALGGLKKGVIKYLEQIKSELVSAMVLTGCKRVTHVSRSILYKSS; the protein is encoded by the coding sequence ATGAAAGAAATACGTGAAACAGCAAAAAAAAATATGCAGGGTTATTGCAGGGTATGTGCAGTATGTAATGGGAAATCATGCGCTGGCGAGGTTCCAGGGATGGGAGGCATTGGAACTGGTTCTTCATTTACAGCAAACATTGAGAGCCTTTCAGCTCTCAGATTTAATATGCGCCTGATTCATGATATTCAAGAACCAGACACAAGGGTTTCTATTCTGGGAAAATCTCTTGACATACCGGTACTGGCAGCTCCAATCGGAGGGGTATCATTTAATATGGGAGGCAGAATTTCAGAAGAGGATTATATTAATGCAGTGCTTGAAGGCTGTTATGAAAAAAACACTTTGGGATGTGTCGGGGATGGGGTTCCCGGCTTTATACATGAGACAGGATATGCAGCAATAAAAAAACTTAACGGCAAAGGCATCCCGTTTATCAAACCCTGGGAAGACAGGGAATTTTTAGAAAAACTTGAGAAAGCTGCTGCAACAGGTGCTGATATTATGGGAATGGACATAGATGCCGCAGGTCTGATCACCTTAAAACTCATGGGCAGGCCGGTTTCTCCCAAATCTCCTGACAAACTTGCAGATATTATAGAGATGATTAAAAAAAAGACATCAATGAAATTTATATTAAAAGGTATTATGACTCCTGATGAAGCTGTTCTTGCTGTTAAAGCAGGGGCAGATGCAATAGCAGTATCCAATCATGGAGGCAGGGTACTGGATCATGTTCCAGGTGCAGCAGAGGTTCTTCCAGGGATTGCAGATGCAGTTAAGGGCAGGATAACAATCCTTGCTGACGGAGGCATTCGAACAGGCGGGGATGTATTAAAAATGCTGGCACTGGGCGCAGATGCCATAATGATAGGCCGCCCATTTTCCATTGCTGCATTAGGAGGCCTTAAAAAGGGAGTAATAAAATACCTGGAACAGATTAAATCAGAACTTGTTTCAGCCATGGTATTAACTGGCTGCAAAAGAGTTACGCATGTCAGCAGGTCTATTTTATACAAATCATCTTAA